The Sesamum indicum cultivar Zhongzhi No. 13 linkage group LG6, S_indicum_v1.0, whole genome shotgun sequence genome has a segment encoding these proteins:
- the LOC105165831 gene encoding glutathione S-transferase U9-like — protein sequence MADELILLDVHVSMFGMRVRVALAEKGIEYEYREENLANKSPLVLEMNPVHKKIPVLIHNGKPISESLIIVQYIDEVWKDKFPLLPSDPYQRAQAGFWVDLIDKKVLTLLITIMVKVELAELTVLASKEADSVEAPVATSDQRGRSAIVTKIDGTGLKRFARTRGIQWWSSEPVVRSDEGENAGGSEETNPMVPIRDRESSCRRRIDGNCPRRSISKLSRCRGGISKLVEGFCSPCYGESNGICGGQKFQVTVAELKREGGGDWRAISRL from the exons ATGGCGGATGAGTTGATTTTGTTGGATGTTCATGTTAGTATGTTTGGGATGAGGGTCAGAGTTGCATTGGCTGAAAAGGGTATTGAGTATGAGTACAGGGAGGAGAACTTGGCCAACAAGAGCCCGCTTGTGCTTGAGATGAACCCAGTTCACAAGAAAATCCCAGTCTTGATTCACAATGGGAAACCCATTTCTGAGTCGCTCATAATTGTTCAGTACATAGACGAGGTGTGGAAGGATAAGTTCCCATTGCTGCCTTCTGATCCTTACCAGAGAGCTCAAGCTGGGTTCTGGGTTGATCTTATTGACAAAAAGGTACTTAC ATTGTTGATTACTATTATGgttaaag TCGAGTTAGCTGAGTTGACCGTGTTAGCTTCCAAGGAAGCCGATTCCGTCGAGGCTCCAGTGGCCACTTCTGATCAGAGAGGAAGGTCCGCCATT GTGACCAAAATCGATGGCACTGGTCTCAAAAGATTCGCTAGAACGAGAGGCATTCAATGGTGGTCTTCCGAGCCGGTGGTTCGTTCAGACGAAGGAGAAAACGCTGGCGGAAG TGAGGAGACGAATCCAATGGTACCAATTCGCGATCGTGAGTCGTCATGTCGCCGGCGAATCGATGGAAATTGTCCGCGGCGGTCAATTTCAAAGCTCAGTCGCTGTCGTGGTGGGATCTCAAAATTGGTTGAGGGATTTTGTTCTCCTTGCTATGGAGAATCAAATGGTATATGTGGTGGCCAGAAATTCCAAGTAACGGTGGCGGAATTGAAGAGAGAAGGTGGCGGCGACTGGCGGGCGATTTCGCGACTTTGA
- the LOC105165502 gene encoding glutathione S-transferase U25-like has translation MGDELILLGYDISMFAMRVSIALDEKGIEYEYREESLDNKSPLLLEMNPVHKKVPVLIHNGKPVSESLIILEYIDEVWNDKPPLLPSDPYQRAQARFWADLIDKKIYINGGRVVWFSKGEEQEAGKKELMDGLKLLEAELGEKVYFGGDKFGFLDVALIPFYNCFDTFERCGKLRIEEHCPKLIAWAKRCMEKESVSKSFAMAHPSKIDEYVLMTRKKYGIE, from the exons ATGGGGGATGAGTTGATTCTATTGGGTTATGATATTAGTATGTTTGCGATGAGGGTCAGCATCGCATTGGATGAGAAGGGTATCGAGTATGAGTACAGGGAGGAGAGCTTGGACAACAAAAGCCCGCTATTGCTTGAGATGAATCCAGTTCACAAGAAGGTCCCGGTCTTGATTCACAATGGGAAACCCGTTTCTGAGTCGCTCATCATCCTTGAGTACATAGACGAGGTGTGGAACGACAAGCCCCCGTTGCTGCCTTCTGATCCTTACCAGAGAGCTCAAGCTAGATTCTGGGCTGATCTTATTGACAAAAAG ATATACATTAATGGTGGAAGAGTTGTCTGGTTTAGCAAAGGAGAGGAGCAAGAAGCAGGGAAGAAGGAACTGATGGATGGGCTGAAGCTGTTGGAAGCAGAGTTGGGAGAGAAGGTTTACTTTGGTGGTGACAAGTTTGGATTTTTAGATGTGGCCTTAATCCCTTTCTACAATTGTTTTGATACCTTTGAGAGATGTGGGAAGTTGAGGATTGAAGAACACTGCCCCAAACTCATTGCCTGGGCCAAGAGATGCATGGAGAAAGAGAGCGTCTCCAAGTCCTTCGCTATGGCTCATCCTTCCAAGATTGATGAGTATGTCTTGATGACGAGGAAGAAATATGGTATCGAATGA
- the LOC105165501 gene encoding glutathione S-transferase U25-like, which produces MGDELILLGYDISAFAMRVRIALDEKGIEYEYREESMANKSPLLLEMNPVHMKVPVLIHNGKPISESLIILEYIDEVWNDKSPLLPSDPYQRAQGRFWADLIDKKIYINGGRLVWFSKGEKQEAGKKELMDGLKLLEEELGEKVYFGGDKFGFLDVALIPFYNCFDSFERCGKLRIEEHCPKLIAWAKRCMEKESVFKSFTMAHPSKIDEYILMTRKKYGIE; this is translated from the exons atgggGGATGAGTTGATTCTATTGGGTTATGATATTAGTGCGTTTGCGATGAGGGTCAGAATCGCATTGGATGAGAAGGGTATCGAATATGAGTACAGGGAGGAGAGCATGGCCAACAAAAGCCCGCTATTGCTTGAGATGAACCCAGTTCACATGAAGGTCCCAGTCTTGATTCACAATGGGAAACCCATTTCCGAGTCGCTCATCATCCTTGAGTACATAGACGAGGTGTGGAACGATAAGTCCCCGTTGCTGCCTTCTGATCCTTACCAGAGAGCTCAAGGTAGATTCTGGGCTGATCTTATTGACAAAAAG ATATACATTAATGGTGGAAGATTAGTTTGGTTTAGCAAAGGAGAGAAGCAAGAAGCAGGAAAGAAGGAACTGATGGATGGGCTGAAGCTGTTGGAAGAAGAGTTGGGAGAGAAGGTTTACTTTGGTGGTGACAAGTTTGGCTTTTTGGATGTGGCCTTAATCCCTTTCTACAATTGTTTTGATAGCTTTGAGAGATGTGGGAAGTTGAGGATTGAAGAACACTGCCCCAAACTCATTGCATGGGCCAAGAGATGCATGGAGAAAGAGAGCGTCTTCAAGTCCTTCACTATGGCTCATCCTTCCAAGATTGATGAATATATCTTGATGACGAGGAAGAAATATGGAATCGAATGA